Below is a genomic region from Streptomyces sp. NBC_00461.
AGCCGCCCCCGGGTCCGGTTGCGCAGCTTGGCGACATGCGAGGCGATCTGCTCGAAGGCCGGGTACGCGAAGGCGTCGAACTGCATCTCCACCACAGGCCGGAAGCCGCCCATGGCCATGCCGACGGCCAGTCCGACGATGCCGGCCTCGGCCAGCGGGGTGTCGAAGCACCGTTGCTCGCCGAAGTCGCGGGTCAGCCCGTCGGTGATCCGGAAGACGCCGCCGAGCCGACCGACGTCCTCGCCGAAGACGAGCACACGCTCATCCTCGCGCAGTGCGTCACGCAGTGCGGTGTTCAGCGCCTGCGCCATCGTGACCTTGGCCATGGCCGTCAGCTCTCCTGGGTGTGAAGTACGGGGGAAGCGGCGTCTTCGGCCAGCTCGGCTGCCAACAGGGCGCGCTGCTCGCGCAGTTGAGGAGTCGGCTCGGCGTAGACGTGGTCGAAGAGTTCCAGCGGGTCGGCGACGGACTCCGTGTTCATGCCCGCGCGCAGTTCGGCGGCCCGGGCCTCCGCCTCCTCCCTCACCGCCGTGATGTACTCGTCGGTCAGTACGCCGCGGGCCCGCAGGTACGTCTCCAGGCGGTCGACCGGGTCGGCGGCCCGCCACCGCTCGACCTCACCGTCCTCGCGGTAGCGGGTGGCGTCGTCGGCGTTGGTGTGCGCGTCCATCCGGTAGGTGTGCGCCTCGACGAGTACGGGACCGTGGCCCGCCCGGGCGTGCTCGACGGCTGCGGTCAGCACGGCCAGCACGGCGACCAGGTCGTTGCCGTCGACCTGCTCGGAGCGCACCCCGTAGCCGATGCCCTTGTACGCGAGTGCGGGCGCCGCGGTCTGCCGGGCCAGCGGCACGGAGATCGCATACTTGTTGTTCTGCACGAAGAACACGACGGGGGTGCGGAAGACGGCGGCGAAGTTCAGCGCCTCGTGGAAATCCCCCTCGCTGGTCGCGCCGTCGCCGACCAGGGCCATGGCCACGCCGTCCCCACCCGTGCGGCGCAGGGACTCGGCCACGCCGGTTGCATGCAGCACTTGGGTGGCCAGCGGGGTGCACTGGGGCGCGACACGGGTGGCGGCGGGGTCGTAACCGCAGTGCCAGTCGCCGCGCAGCAGCGTCAGCACCTCTAGCGGGTCGATGCCGCGGGTCACCAGAGCCACGGAGTCGCGGTAGGTCGGGAACAGCCAGTCGTCGGGGCGCAGTGCCAGCACGGCCCCGATCTGGCAGGCCTCCTGACCCCGGCTGGACGGGTAGACAGCGAGGCGGCCCTGCTTGGTGAGGGCGGTCGCCTGGGTGTCGAACCGGCGGCCCAGGATCATCTGCCGCCAGGCCTCGACCAGGGCCTCGACCGGAGGCTCGGCGTAGTCGGCCGGCTGCCTGGCGACGGGCGTGCCGTCCTCGGCCACGAACCGCACCGGCACGAGGGACGGCAAGAGTCCCTGGACCGTCTGGCGGAGGCTCTTCACGGACATGGAGGGCACTCGCTTTCTCTGGACACTTGACAGGAGAATGGTGACTACCGCGGAATATGTGTTCAATAGCTCCGCCGAACTGGCGATGAACTGCCGAACATCAGGGTCTGGGAGGACAAAGTGTCCGAGGAAAACTCGCCGTCGGCGGCCGTGGCCGGACGAACTGCCGTCCCGCTCGACGACATCGACCGGCAGATCCTGAGCCGGCTCCTCGATGACGGCCGGATCTCGGTCCGCGCCCTCGCCGAGCAGGTACACATCTCCCGGGCGAACGCCTACACCCGCATTGGCCGGCTCGTGGCCGAGGACGTCATCACGGGCTTCACCGCACAGCTCAACGCCCAGCGGGCGGGCCTTGGCACAAGCGCCTACGTCATGCTGGGAATCGAGCAGAACGCCTGGCGCGACATCTCCCGCGAGCTGTGCAAGATCCCGTACGTGGAGCATGTCGCCCTCGTCACCGGCGACTTCGACGTCCTGGTGGTCGTGCGTACCCCGGACAACCTGGTGCTGCGCAAGGTCGTGCTGGAGAAGGTCCAGGGGATCCCCGGAGTGCGCTCCACCCGCACCTGGCTCGTCTTCGACGAGGTGCGGGGCCTCGGGGCCACCTGGACCGACTGAACGCGCCCGCCCCGGTCATACGTCGACCAGCGTGGCGGCGAGGCCGGAATCCGGGAGGGGAACCACAGACGGGTCCGGGATCGGAGCGGCCGGCGGTGCGTGCCGCCGGGAGCCCACCACCCGGAACCGGCCGGTGATGAAGTGGGCTCCCGCGTCCGGCAGTTCGGCGCGCGCCGAGGACGGGTCGGCGGGCAGGTCGTCTAGGTTCTCCACCAGATGCACACCGGCGTCCAGCGCCGCCGTCTCGGCCGCCGCCAGCACCAGCGGGTCGGTGGAGTGCACCGAGGCGTACAGCGCGCCATGCCGCGCCACCGTACGGCGCAGGATCGCCAGGCTGTGCGAGGTCGACTCGGTGCCCACCAGGAAAGAGACGAGCCCGGGCCACTCGCGCGTGTAGACCTGCTCGTCCGAGGCGCGCAGCCGCACGAGCAGCGGGCTGCGCAGGTCGGCACGCGCGTGGTCGGGGTGGGCCACGCGACCGGAAGCGTGCAGGACGGGGCCGTAGCGGACGGCCTCCGCCAGGACGTCACGCACCTCGCCGGCGTGGATCGCACCCAGCACCCTCGCCGCGCGTGCGGGATGCCCGAGCAGCCGGTCCACGGCATCGCCGAGGTCGGCGCCGAGGTCCCGCAGCGTCTTGTGCCCCTCGTCGGTGCTGAAGCCTGACTCCGGCACCAGGATGTTCTGCGGCGTGGTGCGCGCCATTCCGTTGCACCGGCACAAGGAGAGGCCGAGACCCCTGACCAGGCCCCGGTAGTCGTCGGTCGAGTCCATGACCACCGTGTTCAGTCCGGTCCGGTGGGCGAACACGACGGCCTGGCGGGCGTGTTGCTCCAGCCAGTCGGCGAAGCGCGCGCAGCCCGTGAAGTCGACGATGCGCACTGCCGGGTCCGTGGCCAGCCGCCGGTGCACCTGCCGTTCCGGTTCAGCCACGGCCAGCGTGACGAGATCCTGGGAGTGACCGGCCTCCGCGAGCACCTGCCGGGCGACCCGCACGGCGATCGCCAGCGGCAGCACCGAGCGTGGGTGCGGAGCCACCACGACCGGGTTGCCGGTCACCAGGCTGGCGAACAGGCCCGGAAGGCCGTTCCAGAGCGGGAACTCCGAGCAGCCGACGAGCAGCGACACCCCGCGGGGCGCCAGGGTCGAGGTGCCCCGCAGTGGTTGGCCGCCGCCTTCGGCGCTCGCCCAGCGCAGCTCGGTCGGGACGCGTTCCGACTCGGCGAAGGCCTGGGCCACGGTCTCCAGGGCGCGGTCCTGGGCGCGCGGCCCCGCGGCGCGGAAGGCCGCCTGGAGGGGCTGACCGGTGGTGTGGTGCACCGCGAGGGCCAGTTCGTGGCTGCGGGTGTTGAGCCGGCGCAGAATCTCCACGGCGAGCCCGGCGCGCTGGTACAGCCCGGCCGCCCGCCAGCCGGCCGCGGCCCGCCCGGCCGCCGCGACCAGCTCCCTGGGATCACAGCGCGGGTAGTCGATGGCGAGATCGACTCCGTACGGCGACGACTCCGTTCGCACGCGGCCGAGTTCGCCGGGCTGCCCCAGTTCGAACGGCCGCCCCAGCAGCGAGCAGAACACCTTCCCCGCGGTGCGGGTCGACCTCATGCCCGCGTCGGCCGCGTCCTGACTGGTCGCCTCGGTGAAGGGGCGACGGCACTCACCGGCGTCGATCGCGCGAACGACGCTCTGCAGCAGCTCGCGGTGACGCTCGTAGGGACCGGGGCGCACGGCCGTCAGCCTCGCCAACTCGCGGCGAGCGAAAGAAGGGCGTCGTTCTCCTCCGGCACCCCGATCGTCACCCGGACCCCTTCGCCGAGGAACGGGCGGACGATGACCTTCCCGTTCATGCAGTGCAGGGCGAAGTCCCCACTGGTGTCGCCGAGCGGCAGCCAGACGAAGTTGGACTCGGAGTCGGGCACGTCGTGGCCCATCTCCCGCAACCGCCCGGTGACACGCCCTCGTTCGGCGACCGTGAGGGCGGCCCGCCGGGCGACCTCCGCGCCCTCGCCGAGGGCGACGACAGCGGCCCGCTGGGCGAGCGCGCTGACGCTGAACGGCACCTGCGTGCGGCGAACGTGCGCGGCGATCCCGGGCGGCGCGACGCAGTAACCGACGCGCAGGCCGGCCAGTCCGTACGCCTTCGAGAAGGTTCGCAGCACCGCCACGTTCGGCCGGTCACCGAGCAGCGCGAGGCCGTCGGGGACCCGCTCCGGATCGGCGTACTCCCGATAGGCCTCGTCGACGACGATCAGCACGTCCCGCGGCACCCGGTCCGCGAAGTCGGTCAGGGCCCGCGCGCCGACCGCCGTGGAGGTCGGATTGTTGGGGTTGCACACGAAGACCAGCCGGGTCCGGGCGGTGATCGCCGCGGCCATGGCGTCCAGGTCGAGGGCGTGGTCGCGCAGGGGCACCCGAACCGCCGTACCGCCCGCCACCGAGGTGAGGATCGGGTAGGCCTCGAACGACCGCCAGCCGAAGACGACCTCGTCACCAGGCCCGACGACCGTGTGCAGCAACTGCCCGCACACTTCGGAGGAACCCGCGCCCACCGCGATCCGGTCCGGCTCGACCCCATGGTGCGTGGCCAGGGCCTCGACGAGCGAGGCGGCGTGCAGATCGGGATACCGCGAGACGCCACTGGCGGCCTCCGCGAGTGTTTCGGCCACCCCCGGCAGCAACCCGTGCGGTGATTCGTTGCTCGCCAGCACGATGGCCCCGGGCAGCCTGCGGCCCGGAACATAGGCGGGCAGCTGGGACAAAGACGCACGGACACGCACCATGCCGGTCTCGCTTCTGCAGCGCTGGGACCCGAGGCCTGGCCGTCGGGCACTTGACAGGCAAATCGTGAAGAAAGGACGAGGAGCACTCAACCGTTTGGCGAATTCGGCTACGAATCGCCGAAACAGGACAGCTCTTCGGCAAACCGTCTTCCGGTGAGTCCCTCCGGCCCCCCGCTACGAGACGAACAGCGCGCCCTGCGTCGAGCACCGGTTCGGCGCCTTGATCACAGGCCGGACACAGCGTGCAGCCAAGGCGGCCGCCGTGGGCGAAGTGCCAGCAGACTGCTCGCCGTCCGGACCATGCGATGTCCGCGTTCCGCGTACCGTCCCGTACCGATCGAGGGAGACCATGCACAGCACCCAGACCCGCCTCCGCCACGGAGCCCTGGCGGCGAGCGCGGCGGTCCTCGCGCTGCTCGCGGCCGGGTGCTCGAAGGCGTCCGCGGGCGCCCAGGCCGGTGGCTGCCGCGCCGACGTCCACTGGCCGGAACGGGAACAGACCGCATGGCTGCGCACCGCGGTGACCTTCCGCGATACGGCCGACGGGGACAACGCGTCGTACGAAAAGGCGTCGGTCGTCATTGGGGCACAGCCGACGGGTGATGTCCGGCCGCTGTGCCGACCACTGGCCGTGCAGGTGGAGTTCTGGACCCTCACCGCCACCGCGGCGGGATCCGAGATGTCGTTCGTCATGCGCTACCAGCTGTCCACAGACGGCAGCAGAACCCGTACGGTCGGCTTCCCCGTCGGCCTTCCCACCGTCCGGGACGTCACCTGCACCCGGGTCCTTGTGGCGGCGTACCCGGGCCCGCCCCTGACCGACGGCGAACAACCACGGACGACACGGGACCCGGCCGCCACCGGGGACACCGGCGTGCGCTTCGGGACGAAGCGGATCGGCGCTTACCGGCTGCTCCCGGCCCGGGGCCCCGCCCAATGCGACGCGGACCGCTCGACTCCGAGCCCCTCACCCACCGGGACGACGGGCTGGAACATCTACCATCCGTGACGCCGTCACGGCCGGATGGTCGGCCGTAACGACGGTCACAAGAAAGAGGTGACCACGCAGGCATGATCATGCGATCAGGTGAGGAATGGACCACCATGTCGATGAGCGTACGAAGCATCTCCAGGGTGCCCTCGAATCCGGGCTCTGAAGAGGCCGCTGAACAAGGGCAGTTCGAGGGATGGCGCCCGGTGCAAGCCCATGATGCTGGTTGACACCCCGCTGGGCGAGCCGGCCCCGGCCTTGAGCGAAGTCAGCGTCTTCCAGGGCCAGTTCCAGGGGTTGACGGGTGTGCAGGGTCAGCGCCTGTAGCCCGGCTTCGGCTTCTTCCCGCGCACCCCATCGGCCCCGCCGGCCTGACCCATCACGACGACCTCCCCCTCGGCACCCGGCTGTCTGTCCGCTACAGCCCCGAGGACCCCGCGACCTTCGACTTCGCCCCACCCTACGATTCCGATCCTCACGGCAGGGTGATCGTGTGGATCGTCGTGACGATGGCCTGGGGCGCGATCGTCACGCTGGCCAGCTTGCACGCTCTACTCTGAGACCTCCAAGACGGGCCGGGCGGCCGGGCAGTGCGCAGTCCGTGGAGGCAGGGCACGCAGTCCGGTCCCTGAAGTCCCATGAGCGCGCGGTACTCGTGGTGCAGCCGTTCCCGCTCGATCGCCTACCGTCTGACATCGGCCCGCGCACCGGCCGCCTCGTGGAACTGTCCGAGCCGTCCTACGCCTGCAGGCTCGCCGCACAGGTCGTGGCCCTCGACGGCTGGGTCACTGTCCTGCCACTCCTGGAGCGGATCGCGCCCCGCGCAGTAGCAACCGTCGCCGATCAGATGACGAGCTGATCCGCGGCGACGTACGGCACCCTGCCGAGCCGCACGGCACCTCGTGTGCCAGGCCACGGCATCTCAACGCGGGCGCCGGCCGGATCGCTGGGAGCAGCAGGCCCCCTCCCTGTCACCGACGATTGCGAGACTCACTCCATGATTCCGAAGCTGCCCCTGCACGACCCCCGTTGGCGTGACCTTGAGGGTGTGACAGCCGACGAGGTGAGAGCACTCCTGGGGCAGATGGCGTCCACGGCTGCCACTGGGACCGGTGATGAATGGAGGCGGACCTGGACGCACCTGACCGGCGGCCTGATAGACGGCGGAGTCGTTTCCGACGGGGCCTATGCGTCCCTGCCGCATCTCGTAGAGGCGGCAGCGGCCCTGCCTCCGGGGCAGACCGTGGATTTCTGGGTGGACATGGGCTTCATGATGACCGCGGATTACAGGCCCCCCGTCCCGGCCGACCTCGGGGCGGGGTTCAGCGCCGCGCTGCGTCTGGCCGAGCGGGCGGCCACCCGAAGCCTCCTTGCCGCACCCGCGCAGATGTACCCCCACCTCGCGCTGTCCTGTGTGGCCTTCACCGGTCACCACATCGCCCCAGCGCTGCAGCGGCTTCCCGATGGCCAGGAAAGTGAGCTGCTGCTGGTGTGCCCCGGGTGCGGAAGCGATACCGAGATCCCCGAGTTCTTCGTGAACCCGGTGCGTCCGCCTGTCGAGGCTCCACAGCTGCCTGATCCCGCCCCGGTCCGCCAAGGAGAGCATCCCTGGGGTGAGGTCGCCGCGGCTTTGGAGCAGGAGACGCCGGGGGAGGGATGGGAGCCGTTCCTGCGGGTGGCACGCGAAGTCGCGGCGGCGGGCGTACCCCCCGAAACACCGGGGCAGGCCGTCCTGTGCCTGGTCGCCGGCCTGGTCGCTCTCAAGGGCGCCCCGCACCGGGCCGGGAGGGAATGGGCCCGCCGACTGATGTCGCTCACCGGATACTTCCGCTGCTGGGACTGTGAGCGGACATGGACGATCGCTGACGGTCTGGCGGAGAATCCGGACGGTGCGCTCCCCCGGAACCATCTGGCGGAAGCGTGGACGGACTCCGGCTGGTCGGCTGTTACGGGAGAATCGGCGTCGCCGTCGGCGGGCGGAACAGGTGAAGCGGCGACCCGGTTCCGGCGGGAGGGGAACGCTCTGCTTGCGGCCGACGGCACATGCTGGGGCCGTATATCGGTGTTCTCCGATTCCGCGCCCGGTTCCATCGGGGGTGTCGACTCACTGGCGGTGGTATCCCGTTCCGGTCAGCCTGCGCTCGTGGCCGGTGCCGGCGACAGAGGCATGCTGTGCCTGTGGGATGCGGCCGACGGCCGACTCGTCCATGGACCGCTGGCAGGACATCCTGACCGTATCCGCTCGATGACGGTCCTGCCCCGCCCCGACGGCCGCGTCCTCCTGGCAAGCGGCGGCGACACCGGGACGATCGCCGTGTGGGACCCCGTCACCGGGCGGCCGGTTCGCGAACCGGTCGGCAACTGGCCCGGCGGGGTGACCGGGATGTGCGCCGCGACCGTCCCCGACGGTGGGACCCTGCTCGTCACCGCCACCCCCCGAGGCGCGGTCCGGCTGTGGAATCCGGACACCGGTGAGGCCGTCGGGCGCCTCAACCCGTATGGGAGTCCGATCCGTTCGATCGCAGCCGTCCCGATCGCCGCCGGCCATACCCTGATTGCGGCCGCGGACACCGGGGGCCGCATCCACGTGTGGGATCCGGCCGTCGACGACCCCTGGGATCCGGGCGCGGTCGTGCCGCTGAGCAAACGCGCCCTCAGCGATGCCGACCACCGGGCGGCAGCCGTGGCGGTTGTGCCGACACAGGACCGTACCCTGCTGGCCACCGGAGACGACCGCGGTGTGGTCATGCTGTGGGACCTCGCGACCGGTGACCCGGTCGGGGACGGCCTGCCCTCCTCGACAGGCACCGCCGGACTTCCGGTCATGGCCGCCACCACACTGCACGACGGGCGCTCCGTCCTGGTCACCGGCAGCAGACTGGGGCGCCGCCTGCGGGTATGGGAACCGGAGAGCGGCACGGTGCAGCACATCGCCGTCGATGTGGCGGTCACCTGTCTGGCCACTGCAGGACCCGACCTGATCGTCGGACACGACCGCGGAGTCCTCCGACTACCGCTCACACGGCAGTGAACTGTCCATGTGCCGCAGGGCCTGTCCGGGCACGTGCTCCCGCACCACCGGGCCACAAGGACCTGGTCGCGTACGTGCACCGGGGACTACGTGGTTTCACGGATGTGCTCCGAGCACGCCGCATGTCAGGGTCCTGTGTGTCCCGTCCTGCGCGGCGCGCCTGCCCGCGGGATGTCAGCGAGAGCGCGAACGGGCGAGCGGTACGCGGCGAGGGGGAAGCGATGGACGGTGGGCACGTCAGCGACAGGACACTGTGGCGGGTGCCCGGCGGGGGCATCCTCTACCGGACACCCGCGCTGTCCGACGGCACGGTCTACGTCAACGACGGCCTTCTGCGGCTGGCGGCGATCGACGCGGACACCGGACAGCGACGCTGGACACTGAAGCACGACGCCGCGATCGAGTCGTCGCCGGTGGCCGACGCCGGGGCGGTGTACTTCACCGACCTGTACGGCCATCTGACCGCGGTGGACGCGGCGAGCGGCGAGGTGCGGTGGAAGTGGAGATCGCGGCAGTCGAAGATGTCGCTGCCGACGGTCGCGGACGGCATCGTGTACGCCGCACAACGCCACCGGATGTGGGCGGTGGACGCGGTCACCGGCCGACCGCTGTGGAACGTCCAGGTCCACGACCATCGCACCTATCTGAATCCACCGCCGACGGTGGCCGGCGGGGTCCTGTACGCGGTCGAGGGCGGGCACGTGCTGGCGCTGGACATCGCCACCGGAGACAGACGATGGGACGTCTTTCCCCACGGCGGCGGTCAGCAGACCCCGGTGGTGGCCGGCGAGAGCCTGTACGTGGGCAACGGCAAGGGCGTCGTCGCGATGGACGCGGCCACGGGCGAGGAACGCTGGCGGCTGGCCACCGGGGGCACGGTATGGGCGACGCCCGCGGTGGCCGAGGGCATCGTGGCCGCTGGTGTCCGCGGCTGGTACCTGATCGCGGTGGACGCCGAAACGGGCCGGGAACGATGGAGGCTCAAGACCCGCGGTGAGATCCACGGGACGCCCGCGATCGCCGACGGCACGGTGTACGCGGGCAGTCACGACGGGCGCCTGTGGGCGGTGGACGCGGTCACCGGCGAGGAACGCTGGAAGGTCAGAACCACCGAACCGGTGCACTCCGCCCCCTTGGTACGCGGCGGCACCGTGTACATCGACAGCCTCGACGAGCACCTCTACGCCGTACGCGCTCACCAGCCGGGCGAAGCACCCGCCAAGGACGACCGGGCCTCGTCCGCCCACCCGATGCGAACGAGCACCGGCCGAGCATCCGCTCCGGCTCACCCCGCCCCGATCACCGGCACCGTGCGCTGGCGGGCGCCGGCCCCGGGCGCGGGGTACCTCACGCCGGCCGTGGCCCACGGTCTGGTCTACCAGGGCACCTACAGCGCCCTGTTGGCGCTGGATGCCGCCACCGGCCAGGAACGGTGGGAACTCACGACCGGCTACTCGTTCGACTCCATACCCGTGGTCGTCGGTGGAACCCTGTACACCGGCAGCGGGGGGCGCCTGTGGGCCGTGGACGCGGTCACCGGCCGCACCCTGTGGAAACGCAGGACCGACTACGTGAGAAGTACGCGCCCGGCAGTGGCCGAAGGCACGGTGTACACAGCCGGCCGTAACGGATTCCTCTGGGCCACGGACGCGGCCACCGGCCGCAAACTGTGGAAGCGGCGACTGCGGCCGCGCCGCCCGAAGTCCTACACGCAGTTCACCTCCCCGACCGTGGTCGACGGCTTCGTCTACGTCGCCTTCCCGTACGACTCCCTGTGGGCGGTCGACGCCGCCACGGGAAGCAGGCGCTGGGAGATGAAGATCCACCCCGCGTCCTCCACGTCACCCGTGGTGGCCGACGGCACCCTCTTCATCGCCGGCAACCGCGACGACCTGATCGCGATGCACGCCGCCACCGGCGGGACACTGTGGCGGCGGAACCTCGGCAGGTCGACGTATTCCACACCGGCGGTCGTCGACGGGACCGTGTACATGGGCAGCAACCCCTGGTACCTGTGGGCCGTTGACGCGGTCACCGGCGAGGAACGCTGGAAGCAGGAGACCGGAGCCAATCGTCAGTCGTCGCCGACGGTGGCGGACGGGACCGTGTACATCGGCAGCGAGGACATGTCGCTCTGGGCGGTGGACGCGGTCACAGGAGAGGAACGCTGGCGGCTGGAAACCGGCGGGGAGGTCCACTCGACGCCCGTGGTCGCAGACGGGACCGTGTACGTCGGCAGCACGGACGGCTTCCTGTATGCGATTCACGCCTGATCCTGATACTCGAACCGCACCTGGGGCCCTCCTCCGCGACGGACGGCGCTACGAACTCACCCCGCCCACGGCTCCCGCAGCTTGACAGACCGCATCAGGAATCAGTGATTGCATAGTCAGGCTGCCCTCCCCCTGAGCCGCCCACCGGGTGCCTAATCGGAAATGGCGGCGCGCCTTTGCCTGTAGGTGTAACAAGCGTGCGGATCCCGGCTTACCCGTAGCGGCGTAATCAACGATGATGGTGAACGCGAAGTGAACTTCGACGGCACTACTTATGGGTAGCGTTCCCGAACGATCGGTCGGCTGTAATTCTCGGAACGGACGTCATCCCCGTGTCGAGGAGAACGAGAAATGAGCATGACTGGTCCAGCCCGGATGTCCGGCGGTCGTACTGGAGGCGATGGCGAGGCCCCTTTGATGGAGTGCGCCGAGGTCCGTTTTCTCTCCGCGGAAGACGTGGAATCCCTCGTGACGCTCGAAGAAGGCAAATGGGATGAGGATCAGGCCGCTTCCGCGGCGGAGCTCGCTGCCCGTATCCAGGCGTACCCGCAGCTCTGTGTCGGTGCCTTTACCGCCGACGGTGTGGCGCTGGCCTCGCTCTTCATGAAGCCGATCACGGTCGGGGAGTTGCGCGCATCAGCCACCTGGTCCGACTGTGCCGAGGTGCGGACCTCAGACCAGGCAGGTACACGGTCACTGTTCGGTATAAGTCTGAGCAGCATCGACGCGACGGCGGTGATGGCCATATTTGAGTTCTTCTGGCCTTACGCGCTGAAGAGCGGATGGCGTGACATCTATCTCGGCTCGCCCATGCCGGGCCTTCGGGGCTGGAAGATGTCAAATCCGGAAGGGTCGCCGACTTCGTATATGCGCGAGAAGCGTCATGGGATGCCACGCGACCCGCAACTGCGCTACTACTACAACAAAGGCTTCAGGGAAATCCTGGAATGCAAGCCAGGGTATTTTCCCCATCCGGCCTCACTCGACCACGGAGCGTTGCTCCGCGGGCGTATCCCATTGGCCGCCGGCGCCCCGCTGTGGCGTCTCGTGCCGCTGCCCTGGCTCCAATTGATGCGGAAAACTCTTTTCCGGCTCGTTTAGCGGCTTCGGACAACCGTTCAGTCAGAAGAGCAGACAGGAAGAAGTGAACGTGAACGAGGCCGACAGCCGTACCGGGACGACCGCGGATTCCGTGGTCATAGGGGCGGGAATGGCGGGACTGCTGGCCGCGGCCGTCCTGAGCGGATCCGGTCGTACCGTCACCGTCCTCGAACGTGACACCGCCACCACGGTCCCCGCACCGCGCGACGGTGTCCCCCAGGGCCGCCAGCCGCACGTGCTCCTGCACCGGGGACTGTGCGAGATCGAGGAGCTGCTTCCGGGGCTGCGTCAGCAGTTGATCGCCGCGGGCGGGGTGCCACTGGACACGGGCAACCTCGCCTGGCTCGGCGAACGCGGATGGGCCCCCTTCGGCACTCCTGCCTTCGAGCTGGTCTCGGCCACCCGCCCGCTGGTCGAGCACCTGGTGCGGGAGAGGGTGACCGCACTTCCCGGGGTCGCACTGCTGGGCGGCGCCCGCGTCCGCGGCCTGAACCGCCCCGCGAGCGGCGCGGGATGGCTCGTCGAGCGCCATGGTGCCCCGGCCGTCAGGACGGACCTCGTCGTGGACGCGACCGGACGTGGATCCCGTATGCCCCAGTGGCTGGCACAACAAGGGCTCGGTGAGGTGCCCGCCACCTCGGTCGACGCCGGATTCGGCTACGCGGGACGCGCCTACGCCGCACCACCCGGCCATCTCGGCCGTGTCGCGGGCGTTGTCCTGTTGCCCACGGCGGGCTGCCCGGCCGGGGGAGTGGCTCTTCCCGTGGAGGGCGGACGGTGGTTGGTCGCCGCCGTGGGCGCGGCGGAACACCGCCCGCCACGGGATCCCGAAGGCTTCGACGCCTTCCTGGCCCGTCTCCGGGACCCGGCCCTCGCCGACTTCACGGCAAGCGCCCGCCCACTGGGCGACATCGCCGTACACCGCCGCACCGGCAACCTGCGCCGGCACTACGACCGCATGGCATCGT
It encodes:
- a CDS encoding outer membrane protein assembly factor BamB family protein codes for the protein MDGGHVSDRTLWRVPGGGILYRTPALSDGTVYVNDGLLRLAAIDADTGQRRWTLKHDAAIESSPVADAGAVYFTDLYGHLTAVDAASGEVRWKWRSRQSKMSLPTVADGIVYAAQRHRMWAVDAVTGRPLWNVQVHDHRTYLNPPPTVAGGVLYAVEGGHVLALDIATGDRRWDVFPHGGGQQTPVVAGESLYVGNGKGVVAMDAATGEERWRLATGGTVWATPAVAEGIVAAGVRGWYLIAVDAETGRERWRLKTRGEIHGTPAIADGTVYAGSHDGRLWAVDAVTGEERWKVRTTEPVHSAPLVRGGTVYIDSLDEHLYAVRAHQPGEAPAKDDRASSAHPMRTSTGRASAPAHPAPITGTVRWRAPAPGAGYLTPAVAHGLVYQGTYSALLALDAATGQERWELTTGYSFDSIPVVVGGTLYTGSGGRLWAVDAVTGRTLWKRRTDYVRSTRPAVAEGTVYTAGRNGFLWATDAATGRKLWKRRLRPRRPKSYTQFTSPTVVDGFVYVAFPYDSLWAVDAATGSRRWEMKIHPASSTSPVVADGTLFIAGNRDDLIAMHAATGGTLWRRNLGRSTYSTPAVVDGTVYMGSNPWYLWAVDAVTGEERWKQETGANRQSSPTVADGTVYIGSEDMSLWAVDAVTGEERWRLETGGEVHSTPVVADGTVYVGSTDGFLYAIHA
- a CDS encoding NAD(P)/FAD-dependent oxidoreductase, which gives rise to MNEADSRTGTTADSVVIGAGMAGLLAAAVLSGSGRTVTVLERDTATTVPAPRDGVPQGRQPHVLLHRGLCEIEELLPGLRQQLIAAGGVPLDTGNLAWLGERGWAPFGTPAFELVSATRPLVEHLVRERVTALPGVALLGGARVRGLNRPASGAGWLVERHGAPAVRTDLVVDATGRGSRMPQWLAQQGLGEVPATSVDAGFGYAGRAYAAPPGHLGRVAGVVLLPTAGCPAGGVALPVEGGRWLVAAVGAAEHRPPRDPEGFDAFLARLRDPALADFTASARPLGDIAVHRRTGNLRRHYDRMASWPDGLLVTGDSLCAFNPVYGQGITVAATQALLLRRALATTRPGWEHRLVRRLARAADLPWAIATGEDLRHTGGERRSGVDALFGRWSGEVDRLAAHGDVRAQRTLDSIYHLVGSPARLFDPALVVSAVKARLMGLPAPSPRPPLTSSLGRAGSLQEKTG